In a single window of the Bufo bufo chromosome 5, aBufBuf1.1, whole genome shotgun sequence genome:
- the LOC121002636 gene encoding uncharacterized protein LOC121002636 produces the protein MEAGGSPGGDAAQRPGNGSPRPCVEDLTRILRIKSNPDLSKDNRRVGPLSIYKMVLENDRNTKKWQFRNEDPEKPNKVIMMIGEVGSGKTTLINAFINYIFGVQWKYDCRIQLIGEETVRTQDPHQKSTVMVYQINHQTEFCIPHSLTIIDTPGLPETQGVTPQRTAVQKIRELFYNSELNHIDVICFVTQASMTSLSLTQKFVFDSLLAMFGPKVHENIVTFMTCAEDDQKPPALATMIHAKVPCAKNKNGHPIHFKFKNGVLYANNSPDDNDASVPNEQHWNSGMEDINNFFKYLSGTSRKNIALQRNILMLNNASEITVDALVHRIEEVMSKQYELEQTEKILKQHKVEIEKDEYFEFEVSKSIKEKIDTKENCTNCHECNSTCHQNCLVAYDSFVYLCEVFYFNASCRVCGHGSSRHFSEKFLWKKLGFQHDQEVLTYQIVLERMKAEMEQLGEQGSQLILRATDQIKQFTSIRSSEEFVDQLIECEKHTRKCGYQGRIEMLKKAKICNRRR, from the exons ATGGAGGCCGGCGGGAGCCCGGGAGGTGACGCAGCACAACGCCCAG GTAATGGATCTCCTAGACCTTGTGTGGAGGATTTGACAAGGATTTTAAGGATTAAATCAAATCCTGATCTGTCCAAGGACAATAGACGTGTCGGACCTCTGTCCATTTACAAGATGGTTTTGGAAAATGATCGAAACACCAAGAAATGGCAATTTAGGAATGAAGATCCAGAGAAGCCCAACAAGGTCATAATGATGATTGGTGAGGTCGGATCTGGAAAAACCACCCTGATCAATGCCTTTATCAACTACATTTTTGGGGTCCAGTGGAAATATGACTGCAGGATCCAGTTAATTGGAGAAGAAACAGTGAGGACCCAAGATCCCCATCAAAAATCAACGGTCATGGTTTACCAGATCAACCATCAAACAGAGTTCTGTATTCCACACTCCTTAACCATCATTGATACTCCTGGTCTTCCAGAAACCCAAGGTGTgaccccacagaggacagctgtaCAGAAGATCCGGGAATTGTTCTATAACTCAGAGTTGAACCACATTGATGTTATCTGCTTTGTGACTCAAGCATCGATGACTAGTTTATCTCTGACTCAGAAATTTGTCTTTGATTCCCTCTTGGCCATGTTTGGCCCAAAGGTACATGAAAATATTGTGACCTTCATGACTTGTGCTGAGGATGACCAAAAACCACCAGCGCTGGCAACAATGATCCATGCCAAGGTTCCCTgtgcaaaaaacaaaaatggtCATCCCATCCATTTCAAGTTCAAAAATGGAGTCTTATATGCAAATAATTCCCCCGATGACAATGATGCCAGCGTGCCTAACGAGCAGCACTGGAACTCAGGAATGGAAGACATCAACAACTTCTTCAAATATTTGTCTGGAACCTCGAGAAAAAATATTGCTTTACAAAGGAACATCCTCATGCTGAACAATGCCTCTGAAATTACGGTGGACGCACTGGTCCATAGAATCGAGGAGGTGATGTCCAAGCAGTACGAGCTGGAGCAAACTGAGAAAATCCTCAAACAACACAAAGTCGAAATCGAAAAGGATGAATATTTTGAATTTGAAGTAAGCAAATCCATCAAGGAGAAGATTGATACGAAGGAGAATTGTACCAACTGCCATGAGTGCAACTCCACCTGTCACCAAAACTGCTTGGTGGCCTACGATAGCTTTGTCTATTTGTGTGAAGTCTTTTATTTCAATGCTTCTTGTAGGGTTTGTGGGCATGGGTCTAGTAGGCatttctctgaaaagtttttatggaaaAAACTTGGTTTTCAAC ACGACCAAGAGGTGTTGACCTATCAAATAGTTCTCGAGAGGATGAAGGCCGAGATGGAGCAGCTCGGAGAACAAGGCTCTCAACTTATCCTGAGGGCAACCGATCAGATAAAGCAATTTACGTCCATAAGGTCTTCAGAGGAATTTGTTGACCAGCTCATTGAATGTGAGAAACATACAAGAAAATGCGGGTATCAAGGGAGAATTGAGATGCTGAAAAAAGCCAAAATTTGCAACAGAAGACGATAG